A single region of the Halobacterium wangiae genome encodes:
- a CDS encoding GNAT family N-acetyltransferase produces MAQEGAVAAEDYTIRLAQAGDREPFLSLYEDVWGRSKSEEWFEWRFERNPYATEVEMVVAERGETLVGAEPLLPMPLAVGADRIVSRQPVDWIVHPDHRRRGVFTRMTERLLSTFEDRTTLLFNFPSDALRPGLEKFDWTTVSEVTTRYRIHDVERIAAGEKHADSTTVGLLKHFAAPALSIGLGASRRLTTAPSDVTVERVDGVATDAIRGVYTETTPEAIHVPREEAYLEWRFANPLWETATYVARRGGDPVATVVVATESLPDSTTAYVLDTQPMATNSERAPAFAAALDAALDDLDTDIVKAPTDPFPSVLRRRGFLRDDNALLSRFSTLTSHAVRPLPIASAIEFDRDVLDDEEWLLMLGDWDIE; encoded by the coding sequence ATGGCCCAGGAAGGGGCGGTCGCGGCCGAGGACTACACTATCCGGCTCGCCCAGGCAGGAGACAGAGAACCGTTCCTCTCGCTGTACGAGGACGTCTGGGGGCGCTCGAAGAGCGAGGAGTGGTTCGAGTGGCGGTTCGAACGCAACCCCTACGCCACGGAGGTCGAGATGGTCGTCGCCGAACGGGGGGAGACGCTCGTCGGCGCGGAACCGCTGCTCCCGATGCCGCTGGCCGTCGGCGCCGACCGCATCGTCTCCCGCCAGCCCGTCGACTGGATCGTCCACCCCGACCACCGCCGGCGCGGCGTCTTCACCCGGATGACCGAGCGGCTGCTGTCCACGTTCGAGGACCGCACCACCCTGCTGTTCAACTTCCCGAGCGACGCGCTCCGCCCCGGTCTCGAGAAGTTCGATTGGACGACGGTCTCGGAGGTGACCACGCGGTACCGCATCCACGACGTCGAGCGCATCGCCGCCGGCGAGAAGCACGCGGACTCTACCACCGTCGGTCTGCTCAAGCACTTCGCCGCTCCCGCGCTCAGCATCGGTCTCGGCGCCTCTCGACGGCTCACGACAGCACCCAGCGACGTCACCGTCGAGCGCGTCGACGGCGTGGCGACCGACGCGATCCGCGGCGTCTACACCGAAACCACTCCCGAGGCGATCCACGTCCCCCGGGAGGAGGCCTACCTCGAGTGGCGGTTCGCCAACCCGCTGTGGGAGACCGCGACGTACGTCGCGCGCCGCGGCGGCGACCCCGTCGCGACGGTCGTCGTCGCCACCGAGTCGCTGCCCGACAGCACCACCGCGTACGTGCTCGACACCCAGCCGATGGCCACCAATTCCGAGCGCGCACCGGCGTTCGCGGCCGCGCTCGACGCGGCGCTCGACGACCTCGACACCGACATCGTGAAGGCCCCGACGGACCCCTTCCCGTCCGTGCTGCGGCGACGGGGCTTCCTCCGGGACGACAACGCTCTCCTCTCCCGGTTCTCCACGTTGACGAGCCACGCCGTCAGACCACTCCCCATCGCCAGCGCCATCGAGTTCGACCGCGACGTCCTCGACGACGAGGAGTGGCTGCTGATGCTCGGCGACTGGGACATCGAGTGA
- a CDS encoding DUF7344 domain-containing protein — MATEDRRWVLEYFQSSGDDVASIDELVDSLDHCDDRERTALGLHHRTLPKLADLGLLDYDSRTETVRCYGHPLLSKHLDGDAEREREEVQER; from the coding sequence TTGGCAACCGAAGACCGCCGATGGGTACTCGAGTATTTCCAGTCGTCGGGGGACGACGTCGCCTCGATTGACGAACTCGTCGATTCCCTGGACCACTGTGACGACCGGGAACGAACTGCGCTTGGACTCCACCACAGGACCCTCCCGAAGCTAGCTGACCTCGGCCTCCTCGACTACGACTCGCGGACAGAAACCGTCCGGTGCTACGGCCATCCCCTCCTGAGCAAGCACCTGGACGGTGACGCCGAGCGGGAGCGCGAGGAGGTGCAGGAGCGGTGA
- a CDS encoding helix-turn-helix domain-containing protein → MIIAEYTLDHPFLRETLQRVPGIEVTWEDSYTDPDGQMWTIAWIDCADLDVLDLAIADDPTVARPTVLTEAGGRRLYRFTLVGEGAEASIMPLVVEAGGVQLEITASGEGWRNRTRFPSREAFEQVYRFCLEHEVDFEFHRIYERSEILDHDLPALSDAQRATLTEAVDSGYLDIPRQSSLDELGERLGISESAASERFRRGVKNLTEQTIYPDTD, encoded by the coding sequence GTGATAATCGCCGAGTACACGCTCGATCACCCGTTCCTCAGGGAGACACTCCAACGCGTCCCCGGCATCGAAGTGACGTGGGAGGACTCCTACACTGACCCGGACGGTCAGATGTGGACGATTGCTTGGATCGACTGTGCGGATTTAGACGTGTTGGACTTGGCGATTGCCGATGACCCCACGGTGGCGCGACCCACGGTTTTGACCGAGGCGGGTGGTCGTCGCCTGTATCGCTTTACGCTCGTCGGCGAGGGTGCCGAAGCCAGCATCATGCCGCTGGTAGTTGAAGCCGGGGGTGTTCAATTGGAGATCACCGCTTCCGGCGAGGGGTGGCGAAACCGAACCCGGTTTCCGTCTCGGGAGGCCTTCGAGCAGGTCTATCGGTTCTGTCTTGAACACGAAGTTGACTTTGAGTTTCACCGAATCTACGAGCGGTCAGAGATACTAGATCACGACCTGCCTGCGCTGTCCGATGCCCAGCGGGCAACGCTGACCGAGGCGGTGGACAGCGGCTATCTCGATATTCCCCGCCAATCGTCGCTCGATGAACTCGGTGAACGGCTCGGTATCTCCGAGAGTGCTGCCTCCGAGCGATTCCGAAGAGGGGTGAAAAATCTCACCGAGCAAACCATCTATCCGGACACCGATTGA
- a CDS encoding DNA polymerase II large subunit: MRPEDEAYFESLESRLDEAFDVAERAKERGEDPKPEVEIPVAKDMADRVENILGIDGVADRVRELEGQMSREEAALELVEDFVEGTVGDYETNAGKVEGAVRTAVALLTEGVVAAPIEGIDRVEVNTNDDGTEYVAVYYAGPIRSAGGTAQALSVLVADYARSLLDIDEFKPRDDEVERYAEEISLYDSETGLQYSPKAKETKFIARNCPVMLDGEATGNEEVDGFRDLERIETNSARGGMCLVLAEGIALKAPKIQRYTRNLDEVDWPWLQDLIDGTIGEDDASEDDETDDAEQTAASDDAETDADDDPAGPPRVDGSEKFLRDLIAGRPVFGHPSKEGGFRLRYGRARNHGNATAGVHPATMHLLDDFLATGTQIKTELPGKAAGVVPVDSIEGPTVKLANGDVRRIDDIDEALEVRNGVVEILDVGEYLVNYGEFVENNHELAPASYAPEWWIQEFEAAGADVQALRDSPYVDLEAPDADQAIEWAIEYDAPLHPAYNYLWHDVTVEQFEDLAAALADGRVEGDDLVLRNTEAARETLEALIVEHHQGDEEVHVADWVPLARTLGVTEDLDREWDDLSDEAREWPNAMKAVNEVAPFEVRERAPTRIGNRMGRPEKSESRDLSPAVHTLFPIGEAGGPQRDVGEAARHAPDMSDTPGEVDVRLGERVCPDCDDHTYEARCSDCGTWTDPHYECRDCGAVAEPDESGRVECPRCERDVDNVETQTVDIQDEYRSALQNVGERENAFDVLKGVQGLMSSEKVPEPMEKGVLRAKHDVSAFKDGTVRYDMTDLPVTAVRPSELDVTVEHFRDLGYDVDIHGDPLEHDDQLVELRVQDVVLSDGAAEHMLKTADFVDDLLTQYYGLNAFYEFEERDDLVGELVFGMAPHTSAAVVGRVVGFTSAAVGYAHPYFHASKRRNCFHPETKVWYEDEAGEWHNDAIETLVEERLDPETADEDNFGTLVQELDESVFVPSVDENGEDTLQPVEAVSKHPAPDHLVRVETSSGQELKVTPDHSMRRWTGDGLERVDATELSAGDSLPAPKQIPAEGETQTFDLLAEFLEAEAIPNEDLMVRGIGEPGLKALLDEATDAGGYLKGAADRLDLSQSTVYNWVSRDSIPASVLVDLFDRDVVVRRVPDDVTLGIRRDTAAVSRHFEVDETVGTLLGYYAAEGFTRREAGSFYQTTICIPDEDVREQLTESFERELNVEAFEENEWKLTVSSRLVATLFADVLDAGSRAETKRIPDCVLAGPKPVLRTFLAAYLSGDGSTSSDRVEIRAHTVSDTLQSDLVSAFKRFGIATKVYREERTPETGAVAEFYDGDAPSFETWILKITSENAVRFADRIGFHLDRKAETLVSALDRIDTRPQRLFGDGGDVWLDEVQSVEIVESDVEHTYCVTVEETHTLVANDVYAGQCDGDEDCVMLLLDGLLNFSKSFLPDKRGGQMDAPLVMSSRIDPSEIDDEAHNIDIATEYPKEFFEATRELADPEDVEDLVQIAESTLGTDHEYTGFGHTHDTTTIHLGPELSAYKTLGSMMDKMDAQLELARKLRAVDETDVAERVIEYHFLPDLIGNLRAFSRQETRCLDCGEKYRRMPLTGDCRECGGRVNLTVHEGSVNKYMDTAIQVAEDYDCREYTKQRLALLDRKLESVFENDKNRPSTIGDFM, translated from the coding sequence ATGCGGCCAGAAGACGAAGCCTACTTCGAGTCACTGGAGTCCCGCCTCGACGAGGCGTTCGACGTCGCCGAGCGCGCCAAAGAGCGCGGGGAGGACCCGAAACCCGAGGTGGAGATCCCGGTCGCGAAGGACATGGCCGACCGCGTCGAGAACATCCTCGGCATCGACGGCGTCGCCGACCGGGTCCGCGAACTCGAGGGCCAGATGAGCAGGGAGGAGGCCGCCCTCGAACTCGTCGAGGACTTCGTCGAGGGCACCGTCGGCGACTACGAGACGAACGCCGGGAAGGTCGAGGGCGCGGTCCGGACGGCCGTCGCCCTCCTTACCGAGGGCGTGGTCGCCGCCCCCATCGAGGGCATCGACCGCGTCGAAGTGAACACCAACGACGACGGCACGGAGTACGTCGCCGTCTACTACGCCGGCCCGATCCGCTCGGCCGGCGGGACCGCCCAGGCGCTGTCCGTGCTAGTCGCGGACTACGCACGCTCCCTCCTGGACATCGACGAGTTCAAACCGCGAGACGACGAGGTCGAGCGCTACGCCGAGGAGATCTCGCTGTACGACTCCGAGACCGGCCTCCAGTACTCGCCGAAGGCCAAGGAGACGAAGTTCATCGCCCGGAACTGCCCCGTGATGCTCGACGGCGAGGCGACCGGCAACGAGGAGGTCGACGGCTTCCGCGACCTCGAACGCATCGAGACGAACTCCGCCCGCGGCGGGATGTGTCTCGTGCTCGCGGAGGGAATCGCGCTGAAGGCCCCGAAGATCCAGCGCTACACCCGGAACCTCGACGAGGTCGATTGGCCGTGGCTCCAGGACCTCATCGACGGCACCATCGGCGAAGACGACGCCAGCGAGGACGACGAGACGGACGATGCCGAGCAGACCGCCGCGAGCGACGACGCCGAAACGGACGCCGACGACGACCCCGCCGGCCCACCCCGGGTCGACGGCTCCGAGAAGTTCCTCCGGGACCTCATCGCCGGTCGCCCCGTCTTCGGCCACCCCTCCAAGGAAGGCGGGTTCCGCCTCCGCTACGGCCGCGCCCGCAATCACGGCAACGCGACGGCGGGCGTCCACCCGGCGACGATGCACCTCCTCGACGACTTCCTCGCGACGGGCACCCAGATCAAGACGGAACTCCCGGGGAAGGCGGCGGGCGTCGTCCCCGTCGACTCCATCGAGGGCCCGACGGTGAAACTCGCGAACGGCGACGTGCGTCGCATCGACGACATCGACGAGGCCCTGGAGGTGCGCAACGGCGTCGTGGAGATCCTCGACGTCGGCGAGTACCTCGTGAACTACGGCGAGTTCGTCGAAAACAACCACGAACTCGCACCCGCCTCCTACGCGCCCGAGTGGTGGATACAGGAGTTCGAGGCCGCAGGCGCGGACGTCCAGGCGCTCCGGGACTCACCGTACGTCGACCTCGAAGCCCCGGACGCCGACCAGGCCATCGAGTGGGCGATCGAGTACGACGCGCCCCTGCACCCCGCGTACAACTACCTCTGGCACGACGTCACGGTCGAGCAGTTCGAGGACCTCGCGGCCGCCCTCGCCGACGGCCGCGTCGAAGGCGACGACCTCGTCCTCCGGAACACCGAGGCAGCCCGCGAGACCCTGGAAGCGCTCATCGTCGAACACCACCAGGGCGACGAGGAGGTTCACGTCGCGGACTGGGTGCCGCTCGCGCGGACGCTCGGAGTTACCGAGGACCTTGACCGCGAGTGGGACGACCTCAGTGACGAGGCCCGCGAGTGGCCGAACGCCATGAAGGCGGTCAACGAGGTCGCTCCCTTCGAGGTCCGCGAACGCGCCCCGACCCGCATCGGCAACCGGATGGGCCGACCCGAGAAGTCCGAGTCCCGCGACCTCTCGCCGGCGGTCCACACGCTGTTCCCCATCGGCGAAGCCGGCGGCCCCCAGCGCGACGTCGGTGAGGCCGCCCGCCACGCCCCCGACATGAGCGACACGCCCGGCGAGGTCGACGTCCGACTCGGCGAGCGCGTCTGCCCGGACTGCGACGACCACACCTACGAGGCGCGCTGCTCGGACTGCGGCACCTGGACCGACCCCCACTACGAGTGCCGGGACTGCGGCGCCGTCGCCGAACCCGACGAGTCCGGCCGCGTCGAGTGCCCGCGCTGCGAGCGCGACGTCGACAACGTCGAGACCCAGACCGTCGATATCCAGGACGAGTACCGCAGCGCCCTCCAGAACGTCGGCGAGCGCGAGAACGCCTTCGACGTGCTGAAAGGCGTCCAGGGGTTGATGTCCTCGGAGAAGGTCCCCGAACCGATGGAGAAGGGCGTCCTCCGCGCGAAACACGACGTCTCCGCGTTCAAGGACGGCACCGTCCGCTACGACATGACCGACCTCCCGGTCACCGCCGTGCGCCCGAGCGAACTCGACGTCACCGTCGAACACTTCCGGGACCTCGGCTACGACGTCGACATCCACGGCGACCCGCTCGAACACGACGACCAGCTGGTCGAACTCCGCGTGCAGGACGTCGTCCTCTCGGACGGCGCCGCCGAACACATGCTGAAGACCGCGGACTTCGTCGACGACCTCCTGACCCAGTACTACGGCCTTAACGCCTTCTACGAGTTCGAGGAACGCGACGACCTCGTCGGCGAACTCGTCTTCGGGATGGCGCCCCACACCTCTGCCGCCGTCGTCGGCCGCGTCGTCGGGTTCACCTCGGCGGCCGTCGGTTACGCACACCCGTACTTCCACGCCTCCAAACGTCGGAACTGCTTCCACCCCGAAACGAAGGTCTGGTACGAGGACGAGGCCGGCGAATGGCACAACGACGCCATCGAGACACTGGTCGAGGAACGTCTCGACCCCGAGACGGCCGACGAGGACAACTTCGGGACGCTCGTGCAGGAACTGGATGAAAGCGTGTTCGTTCCGTCTGTCGACGAGAACGGCGAAGATACGCTCCAGCCAGTCGAGGCAGTCTCGAAGCACCCCGCGCCAGACCACCTCGTCCGCGTCGAAACGAGTAGCGGCCAAGAACTCAAAGTGACGCCGGACCACTCGATGCGGCGGTGGACTGGCGACGGTTTGGAACGAGTCGACGCGACGGAACTGTCTGCCGGCGATTCGCTTCCCGCGCCGAAGCAGATTCCGGCCGAGGGAGAGACGCAGACGTTCGACCTCCTTGCCGAGTTCCTCGAGGCCGAAGCGATACCGAACGAGGACCTCATGGTTCGCGGTATCGGCGAACCGGGTCTCAAGGCCCTGCTCGACGAAGCGACTGATGCCGGGGGATACTTGAAAGGCGCTGCAGACCGCCTCGACCTGAGTCAGTCGACCGTGTACAACTGGGTGTCCCGGGACAGCATCCCGGCGAGCGTATTGGTAGACCTCTTCGATCGCGACGTCGTAGTTCGCAGGGTTCCAGACGACGTCACGCTCGGGATTCGTCGCGACACGGCCGCCGTATCCCGCCACTTCGAAGTCGACGAAACGGTCGGGACACTGCTCGGCTACTACGCAGCGGAGGGGTTCACGCGCCGAGAAGCAGGGTCGTTCTACCAGACGACAATCTGCATCCCCGACGAAGATGTACGCGAACAGCTCACCGAGTCCTTCGAACGGGAACTGAACGTCGAGGCGTTCGAGGAGAACGAGTGGAAACTCACAGTCTCGAGCCGACTCGTCGCGACGCTTTTCGCTGACGTCCTCGATGCTGGCAGCCGAGCAGAGACGAAACGAATCCCGGACTGCGTCCTGGCGGGTCCGAAGCCCGTGCTCCGGACGTTCCTCGCTGCCTACCTCTCCGGTGACGGAAGCACGTCCAGTGACCGTGTCGAAATTCGCGCTCACACCGTGAGCGATACGCTCCAGTCGGACCTCGTGTCTGCGTTCAAACGGTTCGGCATCGCTACCAAGGTCTACCGGGAAGAACGCACACCGGAAACGGGCGCGGTCGCCGAGTTCTACGACGGCGACGCCCCATCCTTCGAGACGTGGATACTGAAAATCACCTCCGAGAACGCAGTCCGGTTCGCAGACCGAATCGGGTTCCACCTCGACCGCAAGGCAGAGACGCTCGTCAGCGCCCTCGACCGCATCGACACCCGGCCCCAGCGCCTCTTCGGTGATGGTGGCGACGTCTGGCTGGACGAGGTTCAGTCAGTCGAGATAGTCGAATCAGACGTCGAGCACACGTACTGCGTGACCGTCGAAGAGACACATACACTCGTGGCGAACGACGTCTACGCGGGCCAGTGCGACGGAGACGAGGACTGCGTGATGCTCCTGCTGGACGGCCTGCTGAACTTCTCGAAGTCGTTCCTGCCGGACAAACGCGGGGGCCAGATGGACGCGCCGCTGGTGATGTCCTCGCGCATCGACCCCAGCGAGATCGACGACGAGGCCCACAACATCGACATCGCGACGGAGTACCCGAAGGAGTTCTTCGAGGCGACCCGCGAACTCGCGGACCCCGAGGACGTCGAGGACCTCGTCCAGATCGCGGAGTCGACGCTGGGTACCGACCACGAGTACACCGGGTTCGGCCACACCCACGACACGACGACCATCCACCTCGGGCCGGAGCTATCGGCGTACAAGACTCTCGGCTCGATGATGGACAAGATGGACGCCCAGCTGGAGCTCGCACGGAAGCTCCGCGCCGTCGACGAGACGGACGTCGCCGAGCGCGTCATCGAGTACCACTTCCTGCCCGACCTCATCGGCAACCTCCGGGCGTTCAGTCGCCAGGAGACGCGCTGTCTAGACTGCGGGGAGAAGTACCGCCGGATGCCGCTCACCGGGGACTGCCGGGAGTGTGGCGGGCGCGTGAACCTCACGGTCCACGAGGGCTCCGTGAACAAGTACATGGACACCGCCATCCAGGTCGCCGAGGACTACGACTGCAGGGAGTACACGAAACAGCGTCTCGCGCTCCTCGACCGGAAACTGGAGTCCGTCTTCGAGAACGACAAGAATAGGCCATCGACCATTGGGGATTTCATGTGA
- a CDS encoding PPC domain-containing DNA-binding protein codes for MNVREVAGGREFVARLDHGADWREELESLAAEEDLAAAWFFGMGAVQDAELWYYDQDDFEYKAARFDEPLEVAACVGNLSELDGQPFAHTHATLSRRSGQALAGHLDRATVFAGEVYVREFDTELVREHDDATDLDLWL; via the coding sequence ATGAACGTCCGCGAAGTCGCCGGCGGCCGAGAGTTCGTCGCTCGTCTCGACCACGGTGCCGACTGGCGCGAGGAACTCGAGTCGCTGGCCGCCGAGGAGGACCTGGCGGCCGCGTGGTTCTTCGGTATGGGTGCCGTCCAGGACGCCGAACTCTGGTACTACGACCAGGACGACTTCGAGTACAAGGCAGCGCGCTTCGACGAACCCCTCGAAGTCGCCGCCTGCGTCGGCAACCTCTCGGAGTTAGACGGGCAACCGTTCGCGCACACGCACGCAACACTGTCCAGACGCTCGGGGCAGGCACTGGCCGGCCACCTCGACCGCGCCACCGTCTTCGCCGGCGAGGTGTACGTCCGCGAGTTCGACACCGAGCTGGTGCGCGAACACGACGACGCGACCGACCTCGACCTCTGGCTGTAG
- a CDS encoding DUF7556 family protein, whose translation MPTDAAQSTSDAPGTDVMASLDDEGPHSRLVIADISQDEAWVSMTAAAATPLAAWR comes from the coding sequence ATGCCGACCGACGCCGCTCAGTCGACGTCCGACGCTCCCGGGACCGACGTGATGGCCTCACTGGACGACGAGGGCCCACACTCCCGACTCGTCATCGCGGATATCTCCCAGGACGAGGCCTGGGTATCGATGACGGCCGCCGCAGCGACACCGCTCGCGGCGTGGCGCTGA
- a CDS encoding DUF7529 family protein, producing MVNQTPGGGRPSEADRLAQTSESVKSSWERTVHDMKAMAADREEKGFSTFTAAAGDTAPVSPQMGESDEFGLTFIISGSEVPDFEDSYIGNDFTETGVYQSNLEGHVYIVTEYIDMEAKEIIFLAGAYQMRNAPGLVRAAIDRGEMYSRVKTIDHTEVGTFKHDDVSAFFPNPDEFYAYEFRR from the coding sequence ATGGTTAACCAGACGCCAGGCGGAGGCAGGCCCTCCGAGGCTGATCGGCTAGCGCAGACAAGTGAATCCGTGAAAAGTAGCTGGGAGCGGACAGTACATGATATGAAAGCAATGGCTGCTGATCGCGAGGAGAAGGGGTTCTCGACATTTACAGCGGCTGCAGGAGATACAGCGCCCGTATCACCGCAGATGGGTGAATCGGACGAGTTCGGCCTAACGTTCATTATTTCGGGTAGCGAAGTTCCTGACTTTGAGGATAGTTACATAGGAAACGATTTTACTGAAACAGGAGTTTACCAGTCCAATCTAGAGGGGCACGTATACATTGTGACGGAGTATATCGATATGGAGGCCAAGGAAATTATATTCCTCGCAGGCGCCTATCAGATGCGGAACGCGCCTGGTCTCGTTCGAGCAGCAATCGATCGTGGAGAGATGTACAGTCGAGTTAAGACGATTGACCACACCGAGGTTGGGACATTCAAACACGATGACGTCTCAGCATTCTTCCCGAACCCCGACGAGTTCTACGCATACGAATTTCGTCGATAG
- a CDS encoding DUF7555 family protein, giving the protein MNQRTLQLVEFLYWVLGASLSVIAVAGAIALATGGTLVTVKVVLFVIGVLLFGVGTIGVRPAPAAPHKSKSMSLEGSSQTRFESWLQSLPPLNTTPLRFADRVGRSWKILVTSLVVLGVSAFLEFRLGIAVSTV; this is encoded by the coding sequence ATGAACCAGCGAACGCTTCAGCTAGTCGAATTCTTGTATTGGGTTCTCGGTGCATCTTTGAGCGTCATTGCGGTAGCTGGCGCCATTGCACTGGCAACTGGCGGTACTCTAGTGACAGTAAAGGTGGTATTGTTTGTAATTGGAGTACTGCTCTTTGGGGTCGGTACAATTGGTGTCCGCCCCGCACCAGCAGCCCCCCATAAGAGCAAATCAATGTCCCTTGAGGGGAGCTCACAGACTCGTTTTGAATCCTGGCTACAGAGTCTGCCTCCACTAAACACCACCCCACTGCGATTCGCTGATCGAGTTGGTCGAAGTTGGAAAATCCTCGTAACTAGTTTAGTGGTTTTAGGGGTCTCTGCGTTCTTAGAATTCAGACTGGGGATTGCTGTCAGTACTGTTTAG
- a CDS encoding ABC transporter ATP-binding protein, whose translation MSKNTEQMKSTMAQGRRTLVEVEGLKKYYGEGGRFSGPPVKAVDGVSFNINKGETLGLVGESGSGKTTLGRTLIQLETATEGSISFSGRDITELSGKALKEWRKNAQIVFQDPESSLNDRMTIGEIIREPLDAHSWKSPAERREKVRDLLSSVGLQEDHYYRYPHQFSGGQRQRIGIARALALEPDFLVLDEPVSALDASVQAKILNLLGDLQDEFNLTYLFIAHDLSVVRHICDRVAVMYLGKIMEIGDTEELYTDAQNPYTNSLLSAIPRPDPTSDRTRITLPGTPPSPRDPPEGCQFSTRCPAKIRPEEHKDLNNDTWDAIEQFREVVRERTRISLGIQNQVKRQLGIFSKYDDIEEAADDIFENIEPPSEVKESVEVAIEHIKAGYPEKAREELKEEFGGVCDTEKPDLYKVSDSGRLSYCHRHQSEYKDVETIINRRSGD comes from the coding sequence ATGAGCAAAAATACTGAGCAGATGAAGTCAACCATGGCGCAGGGTCGTCGAACTCTTGTCGAAGTGGAGGGCCTGAAAAAGTACTACGGTGAAGGTGGCCGATTCAGCGGTCCCCCTGTTAAAGCAGTTGATGGCGTGAGCTTCAACATTAACAAGGGCGAGACCCTCGGCCTCGTCGGTGAATCTGGGTCTGGTAAGACGACGCTCGGCCGGACACTTATCCAACTTGAGACCGCCACAGAGGGTAGCATCTCATTCTCTGGGCGGGATATCACCGAATTGAGTGGAAAAGCACTCAAGGAGTGGCGGAAGAACGCACAAATTGTCTTTCAGGACCCCGAATCCAGTCTCAACGATCGGATGACAATCGGGGAAATCATCCGAGAGCCGCTTGATGCACACAGCTGGAAATCGCCCGCTGAGCGTCGCGAAAAAGTCCGAGATTTACTGTCTTCCGTTGGGCTACAGGAAGATCACTACTATCGATACCCCCACCAATTCTCTGGCGGACAGCGTCAGAGAATCGGGATAGCACGAGCACTAGCCCTTGAACCGGATTTCCTCGTCCTGGACGAACCGGTTAGCGCTCTTGACGCATCAGTCCAAGCGAAAATCCTCAACCTATTAGGAGACCTCCAAGACGAGTTCAATCTCACGTATCTATTTATTGCCCACGACCTCTCGGTCGTCCGCCACATCTGTGACCGCGTGGCTGTGATGTATCTTGGGAAAATCATGGAGATTGGAGATACTGAGGAACTCTATACGGACGCTCAGAACCCATATACCAACTCACTGCTGTCGGCAATTCCCCGTCCAGACCCGACGAGCGACCGAACGCGAATCACGCTACCAGGCACTCCACCTAGCCCACGTGATCCACCGGAAGGCTGCCAGTTTAGTACGCGCTGTCCAGCGAAAATTAGGCCTGAAGAACACAAGGATCTCAATAACGACACATGGGATGCAATCGAACAATTCCGTGAGGTCGTTCGCGAGCGAACCCGTATCTCCCTTGGAATTCAGAATCAAGTGAAACGACAGCTAGGCATCTTCTCAAAATACGACGATATTGAAGAAGCCGCAGACGATATCTTCGAAAACATCGAACCTCCATCGGAGGTTAAAGAATCGGTCGAAGTAGCAATTGAGCACATTAAGGCTGGGTATCCTGAAAAGGCCCGTGAGGAACTGAAGGAAGAGTTTGGAGGTGTCTGTGACACTGAAAAGCCAGATCTGTACAAAGTCAGTGATTCTGGCCGTCTGAGCTACTGTCATCGCCACCAGAGCGAATACAAAGACGTTGAAACGATAATTAACCGCCGGTCGGGTGATTAA